Proteins from a genomic interval of Streptomyces sp. NBC_01445:
- a CDS encoding helix-turn-helix domain-containing protein has protein sequence MRPKRYPPELRRKALDLLADGEPVKKVAVALGLSDQTVYQWRRRHLPHLSRGGPEPSTGTDLRAARRRIAALESELAALRRATELLRDVVSPKGDSRQST, from the coding sequence ATGCGACCCAAGCGATACCCGCCCGAACTGCGCCGCAAGGCCCTGGACCTGCTCGCCGACGGCGAGCCCGTGAAGAAGGTCGCCGTCGCTCTCGGCCTCAGCGACCAGACGGTCTACCAGTGGCGGCGCCGGCACCTGCCGCACCTCAGCAGAGGAGGGCCCGAGCCGTCCACGGGGACAGACCTCAGGGCCGCACGCCGGCGTATCGCCGCACTGGAGTCCGAGCTCGCCGCCCTCCGGCGCGCGACCGAGCTGCTGCGCGATGTGGTGTCCCCAAAAGGCGATTCGAGGCAGTCCACGTGA
- a CDS encoding IS3 family transposase: MAGEGLPVRTATRALGVTESGYFTWRARHPSARSIRHTWLTELITTIHAASGATHGYRRIHSELTRTYGIAVSHGTVELLMRRAGIQGRTGDGTPS; the protein is encoded by the coding sequence ATGGCCGGCGAAGGGCTGCCCGTGCGGACCGCCACCCGGGCGCTCGGGGTGACCGAGTCCGGCTACTTCACGTGGCGCGCCCGCCATCCCTCCGCCCGGTCGATCCGTCACACCTGGCTCACCGAACTCATCACCACCATCCACGCCGCCTCCGGCGCCACCCACGGATACCGGCGCATCCACAGCGAACTCACCCGGACCTACGGGATCGCCGTCAGCCACGGGACGGTGGAACTCCTCATGCGCCGGGCCGGTATCCAGGGGCGCACCGGTGACGGCACCCCTTCCTGA
- a CDS encoding helix-turn-helix domain-containing protein, whose amino-acid sequence MANALQELVKSRLEQQGWSYGDVARRGGIPRSTVHHLATVAQVARMPQQATLEGLARGLELPLDSVRRAAAEACGIHLYFEDPADTTSDPEIATLIASVQRLSEADRRHVTALIESLLRSTPDPDAPTDSGSGD is encoded by the coding sequence GTGGCCAACGCACTGCAGGAATTGGTGAAGAGCCGGCTGGAGCAGCAGGGCTGGTCCTATGGCGACGTGGCCCGGCGCGGCGGCATCCCGCGATCCACCGTTCACCACCTGGCGACCGTCGCGCAGGTGGCCCGTATGCCGCAGCAAGCCACCCTCGAAGGGCTGGCCCGGGGACTGGAACTGCCCCTGGACTCGGTACGCAGAGCCGCCGCCGAAGCCTGCGGAATCCACCTCTACTTCGAGGACCCCGCCGACACCACGTCCGACCCGGAGATCGCCACCCTCATCGCCAGCGTCCAGCGCCTGTCCGAAGCCGACCGACGCCACGTCACCGCACTCATCGAGTCCCTCCTGCGCAGCACCCCCGACCCCGATGCTCCGACAGACTCCGGCTCCGGCGACTGA
- a CDS encoding SpoIIE family protein phosphatase, which yields MGFSSEAGGGDPLKPFDMATAALLMVDSHGVIAGWNQAAQDLLGYTAADVLGHSVTTLLLDEGDVPAVQPWLRGAESGWESPVAVLHREGRPVELAVRTCRLHALGGHREWLVALRDAAALREDEWHEDVAWSLLQQSPLGVAVLDTDLRYEWVNLAMAHLDEEVCGAATSPAAGAEPSPIVARQAKQVLKSGQAPVALENIAPVRVSGREDGGHVRLRSSFPLSGADGNVLGVCHAVLDFEGQDPARERLTVLNTASEHIGTTLDLDRTVHELAEIMVPSISDFVAVDLFESVHTPMDLTTRSAESSDPLCRVAHLSIQEDRPEVGVEIGATPHYPKESPQRRSLATGQPIREVVRPSTPWLAKDPLRWTRLIGLGVHTQLVVPLRARGINMGVVTLLRWRNPRPFDEDDLLLVEDLVGRAAVCVDNARRYTRQQQAALTLQRSLLPQDLPDLSAVEAAYRYLPADTEVGVGGDWFDVIPLSGARVALVVGDVVGHGIHAAASMGRLRAAVQTLADLDLPPDELLTKVDDLVVRLSDEAEATSDGPVVIGATCVYAIYDPIARTVTMARAGHPTPAIARLDVPVEFPDVPAGPPLGLGGLPFESAEIPVEEGSIIALYTDGLIEASDRDVDVGFERLCFALAHPDRPLDEICDTMVRILLPDRPSDDVAFLIARTRALSSDCVAAWEVSAEPSAVHEAREKSVSQLRVWGMQAAAFTTELIVSELVTNAIRHASGPISLRLIREHVLICEVSDTSSTSPHMRRASGTEEGGRGLFLVAQVAQRWGTRYTADGKTIWAEQPLPTSA from the coding sequence ATGGGCTTCAGCAGTGAGGCGGGCGGTGGAGATCCGCTCAAACCATTCGACATGGCAACTGCAGCTTTGCTGATGGTGGACAGCCATGGTGTGATCGCGGGCTGGAACCAGGCCGCTCAGGATCTCCTCGGGTACACCGCGGCCGACGTGCTGGGGCACTCCGTGACAACCCTGCTCCTCGACGAGGGTGATGTGCCTGCCGTGCAGCCATGGCTGCGAGGGGCGGAGAGCGGCTGGGAGAGCCCCGTCGCAGTGCTCCACCGTGAGGGGCGTCCCGTGGAACTCGCGGTTCGTACATGCCGCCTTCACGCGCTCGGTGGGCATCGTGAGTGGCTCGTCGCCCTGCGGGACGCCGCTGCGCTGCGCGAGGACGAGTGGCATGAGGATGTCGCGTGGAGCCTGCTGCAGCAGTCCCCGCTGGGTGTCGCCGTGCTTGACACGGACCTCCGGTACGAGTGGGTGAACCTTGCGATGGCTCACCTCGACGAGGAGGTGTGCGGTGCCGCCACCAGTCCGGCCGCCGGTGCGGAGCCATCGCCGATCGTTGCACGCCAGGCCAAGCAGGTACTGAAGTCAGGGCAGGCACCGGTGGCACTGGAGAACATAGCGCCGGTCCGGGTGTCCGGCCGGGAAGACGGCGGTCACGTCAGGCTTCGCTCCTCCTTTCCCTTGAGCGGTGCTGACGGCAACGTGCTCGGGGTCTGTCACGCCGTCCTCGACTTCGAGGGTCAGGACCCGGCGCGCGAACGGCTGACGGTGCTCAACACGGCCAGTGAGCACATTGGCACCACGCTGGACCTGGACCGTACGGTGCACGAGCTTGCCGAGATCATGGTGCCCTCCATCTCGGACTTCGTGGCGGTTGACCTGTTCGAAAGTGTCCATACGCCGATGGACCTGACAACGAGATCCGCCGAGTCTTCCGACCCCTTGTGCCGTGTGGCCCACCTCTCGATCCAGGAAGATCGCCCCGAAGTGGGAGTCGAGATCGGCGCGACGCCCCATTACCCCAAGGAGTCGCCCCAACGACGTTCCCTGGCCACTGGACAGCCAATCCGAGAGGTGGTTCGCCCGTCGACGCCTTGGCTCGCGAAAGACCCACTGCGCTGGACAAGGCTGATCGGGCTGGGCGTGCACACGCAGCTGGTGGTACCGCTGCGGGCACGCGGCATCAATATGGGCGTCGTCACCCTGCTGCGCTGGAGGAATCCCCGCCCGTTCGACGAGGACGACCTCCTCCTCGTCGAAGACTTGGTGGGCCGGGCCGCCGTGTGCGTCGACAACGCCAGGCGTTACACACGCCAGCAGCAGGCGGCGCTGACCTTGCAGAGGAGCCTGCTGCCGCAGGACCTGCCCGATCTCAGCGCCGTCGAAGCCGCCTACCGGTACCTGCCGGCCGACACCGAAGTGGGCGTCGGCGGTGACTGGTTCGACGTCATTCCGCTCTCGGGTGCCCGAGTGGCGCTGGTGGTGGGCGATGTCGTCGGGCACGGCATCCACGCCGCGGCCAGCATGGGACGGCTCCGGGCGGCCGTGCAGACCCTCGCGGACCTTGATCTGCCCCCGGATGAGCTGCTGACCAAAGTCGACGACCTCGTGGTGCGTCTCTCCGACGAGGCGGAAGCCACATCCGACGGGCCCGTCGTTATCGGCGCGACCTGTGTCTATGCCATCTACGACCCGATCGCCCGCACCGTCACCATGGCCCGCGCCGGACATCCCACCCCCGCGATCGCGCGCCTCGACGTGCCGGTTGAGTTCCCCGACGTTCCCGCCGGGCCGCCGCTGGGGCTGGGCGGCCTGCCCTTTGAGTCGGCAGAGATCCCGGTCGAGGAGGGAAGCATCATCGCGCTGTACACCGACGGGCTGATCGAAGCGAGCGACCGCGACGTTGATGTCGGATTCGAGCGCCTGTGCTTCGCCCTTGCTCACCCTGACCGCCCGTTGGACGAGATCTGCGACACCATGGTCAGAATCCTGCTGCCCGATCGTCCCTCTGACGACGTTGCCTTCCTCATCGCACGTACCCGCGCCCTGAGTTCTGACTGTGTTGCCGCTTGGGAGGTGTCCGCCGAGCCGTCCGCCGTCCACGAGGCGCGTGAGAAGTCCGTCAGTCAACTTCGGGTCTGGGGAATGCAAGCGGCCGCTTTCACCACCGAGCTGATCGTCAGTGAACTCGTCACCAACGCCATCAGGCACGCCTCCGGCCCGATCAGCCTGCGGCTCATCCGCGAGCACGTGCTGATCTGTGAGGTCTCGGACACCAGCAGTACGTCTCCGCACATGCGACGCGCTTCGGGCACGGAGGAGGGAGGTCGCGGACTGTTCCTGGTCGCGCAGGTGGCCCAACGCTGGGGGACCCGCTACACAGCCGACGGTAAGACGATTTGGGCCGAACAGCCGCTGCCCACTTCTGCCTGA
- a CDS encoding STAS domain-containing protein — protein sequence MQRSRVVCDQGVAGPHESVDCHVANGWTVVEANEDVDIAFAPFVQAAVIRRLAEGHRHFVLDLCRTPFLDSMGLGMIVAVTKHIKSHHGSLRIACSDKWLLHVFSLGGLRHIYSFHDSVEQAIAQSPGASSWPVRSATRHS from the coding sequence GTGCAGAGGAGCAGGGTCGTGTGTGATCAGGGCGTCGCAGGGCCGCATGAGTCAGTCGATTGCCACGTGGCGAACGGCTGGACGGTCGTCGAAGCCAACGAAGATGTCGACATTGCCTTCGCTCCTTTCGTGCAAGCTGCAGTGATCCGGAGGCTCGCCGAGGGCCACCGTCACTTTGTTCTCGATCTGTGCAGGACCCCCTTCCTGGACTCCATGGGGCTCGGCATGATCGTCGCTGTCACCAAACACATCAAGTCCCATCACGGGTCGCTGCGGATTGCCTGCTCCGACAAGTGGCTCCTGCATGTCTTCTCTCTCGGCGGTCTGCGTCACATCTACTCGTTCCACGACTCCGTCGAACAGGCCATCGCGCAGTCCCCAGGGGCGAGCTCCTGGCCCGTACGGAGCGCTACCAGGCACTCATGA
- a CDS encoding IclR family transcriptional regulator — MGGKEGPTLIASVQRAFRLMEAVGAHEGGVPAKQLARETGLALATTYHLLRTMVHDGYVRKLDDSTFVLGERLGALHGGSRDQAALSRVRPTLTELRDGLSAAAYLTFYEDGEIRVAEIVDGPKAPRVDLWVGFEDAGHATALGKCVLRELDGEARADYLSRHTLNDLTPRTITHRAELLRRLDAAPHGPAVTDIEEYSLGTACVAVPIRQGDTLGALGISLRANRTDRLEGAVATLVATAERVSRRLSLTI; from the coding sequence ATGGGTGGTAAGGAAGGCCCCACACTCATTGCTTCGGTGCAGCGAGCCTTCCGGTTGATGGAGGCTGTGGGTGCGCACGAAGGTGGCGTGCCGGCCAAGCAGCTGGCGCGCGAGACTGGGCTGGCTTTGGCCACGACCTACCATTTGCTGCGCACGATGGTGCACGACGGCTACGTGCGCAAACTCGACGACAGCACGTTCGTCCTGGGGGAGAGGCTAGGCGCGCTGCATGGAGGAAGCCGCGATCAGGCGGCGCTCAGCAGGGTCCGTCCGACGCTCACGGAGCTGCGGGATGGCCTGTCGGCCGCGGCCTACCTGACCTTCTACGAGGACGGCGAGATCCGGGTCGCGGAGATCGTGGACGGGCCGAAGGCGCCCCGTGTCGATCTGTGGGTCGGCTTCGAAGATGCGGGGCACGCCACGGCGCTCGGTAAGTGCGTTCTGCGTGAGCTGGACGGCGAAGCCCGCGCCGACTACCTCTCCCGCCACACGCTGAATGATCTCACCCCTCGCACCATCACTCACCGTGCCGAACTGCTACGGCGTCTCGATGCCGCGCCCCATGGGCCTGCGGTCACCGATATCGAGGAGTACTCCCTGGGCACCGCGTGCGTCGCAGTGCCCATCCGTCAGGGCGACACCCTTGGCGCGCTTGGTATCTCCCTGCGTGCCAACCGCACCGACCGTCTCGAAGGTGCTGTGGCGACGCTGGTAGCCACCGCGGAGCGGGTGTCTCGCAGACTCTCGCTCACCATCTGA
- a CDS encoding AraC family transcriptional regulator, with protein sequence MVLPSSVEPALDRPPREVSAGVGVHGSTGPHEVFRLPHLWQLHLYGYSGQLELCGSSHPIRPGHVSLVPPGAEVHFHYGARRCEHLYAHFRLPGDGERRPVPVMQDAGSEAAVLSGLLRQTVAATAQNPVRASAELWTVLWRVTGLGGGAAESPTGSPHPALRAALAYVEERLAWSLSVPEVARAAGVSHTHLTRLFREATGGTVVGHIRRRRMERARHLLEASTMAIPAIATTVGIPDLQAFNKACRRELGFSPRAVREGARG encoded by the coding sequence ATGGTCCTGCCGTCGTCCGTGGAGCCGGCCCTCGACCGCCCCCCGCGCGAGGTGAGCGCGGGTGTGGGCGTGCATGGTTCGACCGGCCCGCATGAGGTGTTCCGGCTGCCGCACCTCTGGCAGCTGCATCTGTACGGATATTCGGGCCAGTTGGAGCTGTGTGGGTCCTCGCATCCCATCCGCCCCGGCCATGTGAGTCTCGTTCCGCCGGGTGCGGAGGTGCACTTCCACTACGGTGCACGCCGCTGCGAGCACCTGTACGCGCACTTCCGGCTGCCCGGCGACGGGGAGCGGCGGCCGGTGCCGGTGATGCAGGACGCCGGTTCGGAGGCGGCCGTGCTGAGCGGGCTGCTGCGGCAGACGGTCGCGGCGACCGCGCAGAATCCGGTGCGGGCGTCGGCGGAGCTGTGGACGGTGCTGTGGCGCGTGACCGGCCTGGGCGGCGGCGCTGCGGAGAGCCCCACGGGTTCCCCGCACCCGGCACTGCGGGCGGCCTTGGCGTATGTCGAGGAGCGGCTGGCCTGGTCCTTGTCCGTTCCGGAGGTGGCCCGTGCCGCCGGTGTCTCGCACACCCATCTGACCCGACTGTTCCGCGAGGCCACCGGGGGCACGGTCGTCGGCCACATCCGACGGCGCCGCATGGAACGGGCCCGGCACCTGCTGGAGGCCTCGACCATGGCGATCCCGGCGATCGCGACGACGGTCGGCATCCCGGACCTCCAGGCGTTCAACAAGGCGTGCCGCCGCGAGTTGGGCTTCTCCCCGCGCGCGGTACGGGAAGGCGCGCGCGGCTGA
- a CDS encoding phytanoyl-CoA dioxygenase family protein, whose translation MSTTRQLPGLLSSAQMARFVSHGFLRLDGIVPQEMNDEAPGVFDGPLPLVPFGTPAPKAFPEGTFARRLIELPAVSGALTSLVGPNPTVDHHYVHTRAPHEGRAQPLHADAIIDVRSDAFDVQLMYYPHDVTTEMGGTLIVPGSHLRRTNESDIGRYQNLRGQTRLSCPAGTVILLHHGIWHGGRRNDSDRLRYMYKIRFNPTVPQVRLWDTTDLGGPAVREELTRAFPWYEPATGRIETYGRIKLWRTMTADPDFDIDYWATRIANRPAQGSNA comes from the coding sequence ATGTCAACCACACGGCAACTGCCGGGACTTCTGAGCTCGGCCCAGATGGCGCGGTTCGTCTCACACGGCTTCCTCCGGCTCGACGGAATCGTCCCCCAGGAGATGAACGACGAGGCGCCCGGCGTCTTCGACGGCCCACTGCCCCTGGTGCCGTTCGGCACCCCCGCACCCAAGGCGTTCCCCGAGGGGACATTCGCCCGACGCCTCATCGAACTCCCGGCCGTCTCAGGGGCGTTGACGAGCCTGGTGGGGCCGAATCCGACCGTCGACCACCACTACGTCCACACCCGGGCACCCCACGAGGGCCGCGCCCAGCCGCTGCACGCCGACGCCATCATCGACGTACGGTCCGACGCGTTCGACGTGCAGCTCATGTACTACCCGCACGATGTCACCACCGAGATGGGCGGCACGCTCATCGTCCCGGGCAGCCACCTTCGCCGTACCAACGAATCCGACATCGGCCGCTACCAGAACCTGCGCGGCCAGACCCGGCTCAGCTGCCCGGCCGGCACCGTGATCCTGCTGCACCACGGCATCTGGCACGGCGGACGCCGCAACGACAGCGACCGCCTCCGGTACATGTACAAGATCCGCTTCAACCCGACCGTGCCACAGGTCCGCCTGTGGGACACGACGGACCTGGGCGGCCCGGCCGTCCGCGAAGAACTGACCAGAGCCTTCCCGTGGTACGAGCCGGCCACCGGTCGCATAGAGACGTACGGCCGCATCAAGCTGTGGCGGACCATGACCGCCGACCCCGACTTCGACATCGACTACTGGGCCACACGTATCGCGAACCGGCCCGCACAGGGGAGCAACGCATGA
- a CDS encoding MFS transporter, whose protein sequence is MKTHTAEPEPSTARTHRNRAVVASTVGTAIEWYDFFLYGTAAALVFPHLFFPGQSEYMGILASFATQFVGFAARPIGAAVFGHFGDRVGRKSTLVITLLLMGISTVLIGCLPSYASIGFAAPILLVVLRVCQGIGVGGEWGGSVLLAMEWGPKKRRGLMASWPQMGVPLGLLTSTGMVKWLSAASGDDFDNWGWRIPFLASAVLVAIGLYVRLRVLESPDFRAMKREEAVVRIPLWDVLHHQWREVITAAFVRLSEQAPFYLFITFVLTYGTEHLGLARGDLLDDTLIAAAIGLITIPVFGHLSDRFGRRLVYGIGIVCVGAFAFPYFALLNTRTPGLVLLAIALSLVFHDIQYGPQAALIAEGFGTNVRYSGAGLGYQLASVIAGGPAPLIAAAILEDTGSSVGISVYILGCCVLSMVALLLVPRRTDGEVTVGKGRGSVPRQGSGKQSTR, encoded by the coding sequence GTGAAGACGCACACAGCAGAGCCGGAACCGTCCACCGCGCGCACACATCGCAACCGCGCGGTGGTCGCCAGCACGGTCGGCACCGCCATCGAGTGGTACGACTTCTTCCTCTACGGCACGGCCGCGGCGCTGGTCTTCCCGCACCTCTTCTTTCCCGGTCAATCCGAGTACATGGGCATCCTGGCCTCCTTCGCCACGCAGTTCGTCGGCTTCGCCGCCCGCCCCATCGGCGCGGCGGTCTTCGGCCACTTCGGCGACCGGGTCGGGCGCAAGTCCACGCTAGTCATCACCCTGCTCCTGATGGGCATCAGCACCGTCCTCATCGGCTGCCTGCCCAGCTACGCGTCGATCGGGTTCGCCGCGCCGATCCTGCTCGTCGTCCTGCGCGTCTGCCAGGGCATCGGCGTCGGCGGCGAATGGGGCGGCTCGGTGCTCCTTGCCATGGAGTGGGGGCCGAAGAAACGCCGTGGCCTGATGGCCAGTTGGCCCCAGATGGGCGTGCCGCTGGGACTGCTCACCTCGACCGGCATGGTCAAGTGGCTGAGCGCCGCCTCCGGCGACGACTTCGACAACTGGGGCTGGCGTATCCCCTTCCTGGCCAGCGCCGTGCTCGTCGCCATCGGCCTGTACGTACGCCTGAGGGTCCTGGAGAGCCCCGACTTCCGGGCGATGAAGCGCGAGGAGGCCGTCGTCCGTATCCCGCTGTGGGACGTCCTGCACCACCAGTGGCGAGAGGTGATCACCGCCGCGTTCGTCCGCCTCTCCGAGCAGGCACCGTTCTATCTCTTCATCACCTTCGTCCTGACCTACGGAACGGAGCATCTCGGGCTGGCCCGGGGCGACCTGCTCGACGACACCCTCATCGCGGCCGCCATCGGGCTCATCACCATCCCGGTCTTCGGCCATCTCTCCGACCGCTTCGGACGCCGCCTCGTGTACGGCATCGGCATCGTCTGCGTCGGGGCCTTCGCCTTCCCGTACTTCGCGCTGCTCAACACCAGGACACCGGGACTCGTCCTCCTCGCCATCGCCTTGTCCCTGGTCTTCCACGACATCCAGTACGGTCCCCAGGCCGCGCTCATCGCCGAGGGCTTCGGCACCAACGTCCGCTACAGCGGCGCGGGTCTGGGCTACCAGCTCGCCTCGGTCATCGCGGGCGGACCCGCGCCGCTGATCGCCGCGGCGATCCTGGAGGACACCGGCTCGAGTGTCGGCATCAGCGTCTACATCCTGGGGTGCTGCGTCCTGTCCATGGTGGCTCTGCTCCTCGTTCCACGGCGCACCGACGGTGAGGTGACGGTGGGGAAGGGGCGGGGATCGGTGCCGCGGCAGGGGTCGGGGAAGCAGTCCACACGGTGA
- a CDS encoding phospholipase D-like domain-containing protein — protein sequence MKRAFTSITALVVTALSLTTAQAAVKTAKPPLSCESRPFTSSPGPRFNDPEDPAAQMKVMGPIIESINSASCGQTIRVAMYSISNAQPGPDFANALIAAHQRGVIVKALMDAHSDNTIWQSIVTELGNDPRASSFAALCPGGCLTHYAGSALHAKYYMLSGGSDANRTVTVSSANPTSAQASTAWNSSATVKGNVDVYNSYVSYFTAMAKGALNGPGPLAPDYYNSTSATAARTLSPPSYQWPKARTRSDTWVDFLNNIKAPATINIAMFQWTSHGQPGDRNYLELPKKLVSLAGTGVKIHILITAGQVDDSVQSYLKNRPNIDMHDTSHGTDANGNALHYTHNKYMMVSGNYAGAANSKLVFVGSSNWTSNGVWHNDESDLKLVGQSSYDTFMTNWQDQYDRCCGTAARQSSAEERAENTAREIPIDPRQVQE from the coding sequence ATGAAGCGAGCGTTCACGTCCATCACCGCACTGGTCGTCACTGCGCTGTCGCTGACAACAGCGCAAGCCGCGGTCAAGACGGCCAAGCCCCCGCTCAGTTGCGAGTCGCGGCCGTTCACCTCCAGCCCGGGCCCGCGCTTCAATGACCCGGAGGACCCCGCAGCCCAGATGAAGGTCATGGGCCCGATCATCGAATCGATCAACAGCGCCAGCTGCGGGCAGACCATACGCGTCGCCATGTATTCGATCAGCAACGCACAGCCGGGCCCGGACTTCGCCAACGCCCTGATCGCCGCGCACCAGCGCGGCGTCATCGTCAAGGCGCTGATGGACGCTCACAGCGACAATACGATCTGGCAGTCGATCGTCACCGAGTTGGGCAACGACCCGCGAGCCTCCAGCTTCGCCGCGCTGTGCCCGGGCGGCTGCCTGACCCACTACGCCGGCTCCGCCCTGCACGCGAAGTACTACATGCTGAGCGGCGGGAGCGATGCGAACAGGACAGTGACCGTCAGCAGCGCCAACCCCACCTCCGCCCAGGCCAGCACCGCGTGGAACAGCAGCGCCACCGTCAAGGGCAACGTCGACGTGTACAACTCCTACGTCAGCTACTTCACCGCCATGGCCAAGGGGGCGCTCAACGGCCCGGGCCCGCTGGCACCCGACTACTACAACTCCACCAGCGCCACGGCCGCCAGGACACTGTCCCCGCCCTCCTACCAGTGGCCCAAGGCGCGCACCAGAAGCGACACCTGGGTCGACTTCCTGAACAACATCAAGGCACCGGCCACGATCAACATCGCCATGTTCCAGTGGACTTCTCACGGACAACCGGGCGACCGGAACTATCTGGAGCTGCCGAAGAAGCTGGTGAGCCTGGCAGGAACCGGCGTCAAGATCCACATCCTGATCACCGCCGGCCAGGTCGATGACAGCGTGCAGAGTTACCTGAAGAACCGGCCGAATATCGACATGCACGACACCAGCCACGGCACCGACGCGAACGGCAACGCCCTGCACTACACGCACAACAAGTACATGATGGTCAGCGGCAATTACGCGGGGGCCGCCAACTCAAAGCTCGTGTTCGTCGGTTCCTCGAACTGGACGAGCAACGGCGTCTGGCACAACGACGAGTCGGACCTGAAGCTGGTCGGCCAGTCCAGCTACGACACGTTCATGACGAACTGGCAGGACCAGTACGACCGCTGCTGCGGGACCGCGGCACGGCAGTCGAGCGCCGAGGAGCGCGCCGAGAATACGGCACGAGAGATTCCCATCGATCCGAGGCAGGTCCAGGAATAG
- a CDS encoding cupin domain-containing protein — protein MSAKNPEHGSAHEVSLPPEVKLLQEVTPPFFPEGASGMTILVEWPPGHPGLPPHRHSGPAFGYVMEGAVRFELEGEPERVVEAGGTFWEPGGDVIHYQDGNALSDAPTKFVVTMVCAPGQPMLRLVDEEELKERAHLRAPRPSEE, from the coding sequence ATGTCAGCGAAGAACCCAGAGCACGGGAGCGCCCACGAGGTCTCCCTGCCGCCCGAAGTCAAGTTGCTGCAGGAAGTCACTCCGCCCTTCTTTCCCGAAGGTGCTTCGGGAATGACCATCCTCGTCGAGTGGCCTCCCGGTCACCCCGGGCTCCCTCCGCATCGTCACTCGGGCCCGGCGTTCGGCTACGTGATGGAGGGCGCGGTCCGGTTCGAGCTCGAGGGTGAGCCGGAACGTGTGGTCGAGGCCGGTGGGACGTTCTGGGAGCCAGGCGGTGACGTGATCCACTACCAGGACGGCAACGCCCTGTCGGACGCACCGACCAAGTTCGTGGTGACCATGGTGTGCGCGCCGGGTCAGCCGATGCTCAGGCTGGTCGACGAGGAGGAGCTGAAGGAACGGGCGCACCTGCGCGCCCCGCGTCCCTCCGAAGAATGA